Part of the Hippoglossus stenolepis isolate QCI-W04-F060 chromosome 4, HSTE1.2, whole genome shotgun sequence genome is shown below.
gttgtggaaaaaaacaaaacaattataaaGCAGTTTTCTATGACTTCACACCCCCACACAAACTCTTTCAACTGTACGCCACGTGAAAGCTCTTCCTGCCTCTTGTCAGAGCTGTTTCCTGTGTCGGGTGTTCCACTCCACTTCAATGTGACACAACCTTCGCGGTGATCGTGCTGTGTGATTCACAAGGAGGGGTGGATATCGCAGTTTCATTCTCTCGCCTGCATTTTCTCACAGAAGCAAAAGATGTCGAACAATACTTGGCAAGGAAATGAAACAGCACTTTATACGAAGTACCCAGTCTTCGCTCTAATATTTGGATCTATTACGGCACTGGGTCTGCCTCTCAATGCTCTGTCACTCTGGATTCTGCTCTGCCGCCACAGCCTCACATCCCCCAGCACTGTCTTCATGGTCAACTTGGCAGTCTCAGACCTGCTGCTCGTCATCACCTTGCCCATGAGGGTCTACTTTTACGCCTCGGGCACCTGGCAGCTGGGCAGTATTGCATGCGTCTGTACCACAATGCTCTTTCGCAACAACATCCGCTCCAGCTCCAtcttcatcactttcatcaGCGTGGACCGACTGCTGGCTGTGGTTTATCCCCTGAGGTCACGCCATCTACGGACCTCGGCCAACGCATGGAGAGCTGTTGTGCTcctgtggctgtttgtgttggggCTGAACTTACCGGAGAGTGTGGCTTTTTCAAAATTTTTAAACGGGAGAAATGATTCATACTGTTTTGAATTTAGGCACATTTCGAATCGTCCTGTATCTACCACCACATATGTTCATGTGGCGTTAGTGTTAACCATGCTGGCAGTCAACCTCGTGTGCACTGCTATGGTGTCTTGGACCCTACGCAGACATCTGAATGAATCTTCCAGGGTCAACAACAAGGTGAATGTCATGGTGATTTTTATCATGAACTTGACGATGTTCACTGTATTGTTCTTGCCTGTGTCACTGATTGCTTTCTCCAACGACGTGGGGGTTTATCTCACACCACTGACATGTCTTGCTAGTTGCAACTGCTGTCTGGACCCAGTGTTGTATTACTTTTACTTAGATGGCTTctggaagaaagaagaggatgtGGAAATCTCTCTGGCAAGAGAATAGTTTTCGATGACGATAGACAGTGACAGGTGGAACCACTTCACAGAATGTAcatgatttgtttgtgtgtggatgtgcgATGTGAAAATCAACACCTGTAATagtatattttataaataaaaatttaacttttacattagacctttattttgtgtgttttctaaatcaGATTTGTATCTTTTGTAAAAGGGTTCCTTTGAACTTATGTTTTACAATACAAAACTAGAATCCACtagatttacatttttgatCTATCACCAGATTctcttttttaactttctttttccaGATTTAGGTCACTGTTGTTGAGAAACTTTCTGTGGGTgatttttcctttgtgtgtgaaaaagatCTTCACCAAATTGTCATGCCCCTTACCCTGACTTTGACCTTCACAACCACCAAATACCTTAATGTAAAACTAATCTAAACTTAATTCTGAACTAAACATTAAAACCCTAAACAGCCattttcaagtgtttctgaaaGTGAGGAGCCTCCAAAATGTCCTTACCCTAAATGTCCTCAAACCACAAGGTCTAATGGTCAAACTCAGAAAAATCTGAATACACGGTGCTACTAGTCAAAAACTCCACAGCGTAGTAAACTCaattcaaatgttgttttttaaaattagatTAGATTGAATAAGTTAAACCTGACTTACCTAAATGCAATGTAGCTGCGAGCTGGATGAACACAGACCAAACAATCAGACCTTTTGGACAAGTCGATTTGCAGGCACTGGACTAATTCTACCAGTAACAGAAGGTGCAGTGGCCATTCATGAAAAATGATGCAACGCACAGTTTGTGTACGGAACACTCCTGGGCACAATGATAATCTATGGACATTGGTGTTCAGTGACAC
Proteins encoded:
- the lpar5b gene encoding lysophosphatidic acid receptor 5b; translation: MSNNTWQGNETALYTKYPVFALIFGSITALGLPLNALSLWILLCRHSLTSPSTVFMVNLAVSDLLLVITLPMRVYFYASGTWQLGSIACVCTTMLFRNNIRSSSIFITFISVDRLLAVVYPLRSRHLRTSANAWRAVVLLWLFVLGLNLPESVAFSKFLNGRNDSYCFEFRHISNRPVSTTTYVHVALVLTMLAVNLVCTAMVSWTLRRHLNESSRVNNKVNVMVIFIMNLTMFTVLFLPVSLIAFSNDVGVYLTPLTCLASCNCCLDPVLYYFYLDGFWKKEEDVEISLARE